Within Solea solea chromosome 1, fSolSol10.1, whole genome shotgun sequence, the genomic segment AATATTGTAGGAATATGCACTAAAGTGTCaagtgaaatataaataactgaCAAACTGGACCATGTGTCTAAACTGCCTGATATAGAGGATTCAGCTGGTGGTCAGctcataaaaagaaaatgtgtcaggCCTTATGTAAATCTGATTACCAGTGTGACAGACTGCAGGCATCCACTGTGAGGCAAACCTTCCAAATCCATCTCCCAAGTACAGGGGCGCTCTCTGCTGGTGAAATACAAAACACATGTCCAGACTAAAGGACAATGAGGGCACACACATCTAAAATCTAAAGACTTTGAGATGTCTGAcactttttatacattttcttcacattGATGGATGTAACATTATATAGTTGAAAGATTGTAGAATTCATATCAGTAGATTTGCAGACTTTCAGTATTCAATAAGTATTTCTTTTATcacgttttttttgtatgattttGGTGTTCCAGTCCATTTTTGAGCAGTATAGTTTATCCCAACTTGGTAGAACCTGTGATGACAGCTGTATGGTGCATTGTAATGTCAACAGTGCCTCAATTAACAGCACTGACTGACATTcactgctttttgtttttttcattcagcGACACCTGTGCTTGGCTGTCACACAGTTTAGAGCATGACTCTGCTGCCATCGCTGTAGAGGAACAACGGACTGTTTGACAAAGGATCTTAACTCTGCCCAGAGAATCCTCAATGTGGAAGCAGGTAGGTCAGGTTATTTCAATCAGGGTCAAAGATTATTTTTCATCACAGTAGAGCCGAGTCAGTAATTGGTTATACAAGTAACATCAgcgattttttttcatttttgtgtgtttgtatggagTGTGTATCCACCTGTCTCTCCAGTGGCTTTGCTTCACCTATTTATAGCTGCTAGGACATTAGCTCCATGTCCATTTAGAAATGTCATGTAAGACATAAAGGGCCTCACTGTATTTATGTGCAAATGTGAAGGTCAAGAAGCtgctttggttttatttataaattggAGAAATCCACATTTAACTTGTATAGGTTTGTTTATCTAAAgtgaaaaactaaatatgttACGTTTAAAGAAGAGTGATGGGAACGGTGGTAGTAACTCTGAATCATTTCGGGTTTAAATACATAAGCATcataagcatcttcagctctacatttacatttacattaatgaAGATATAATGACCTAGGTTAGTCCCCTCAAGATCAAGGATCTCTTTTATAAGAGAGACCACAGCCAATATAGCAgcatcacatttacattcaaaGTAAGAGCACATAGAGTAGATGAATAACATTAAAACTTGCTAATATAAAACGCTTGCACATAGACAACCTGGACTCTATTTAAGATGAAAATAACCCAGGGAGTTATTCAAAAGTATCAGCTGCCACACATTTAAAAGCTTTTCTCACATTAAAGCAGAAGTGAGAACAAATCCTATCCAGTATGGTTGCTGTAGATTATACCAGTGAGTGGCGACAGACATACCGTGATGACAATTCACCTTAGAATAGATTTCATTTGTAATGATACCAATAATACATGAGCTGAACTGACCTATGATTTCATATTTTCGTGATGCTGTATGTACGTGTCTTAAACTgctgaatcatttttaaaagcaCCATTGTCCGACTTCATcttttgaccccccccccccccgcccccttcAGGAAAGGAATGGAAGAAAGCTATGAGACATTTGAGGAGGAGTTGCGACCACAAAGAGCAGATCCTCCTCCACTGAAGCCTGTTCGACAGATTTGCAGACCAGGTGgcgacagacaaacacacacacacacacacacacccacacacacacacaatctgaaaTATCTGCAGATAAAAGCCCTCACTGTCAATTGTACATACTTATATTGTGGAAATCTATAAATACTTGAGAGTATTATCACAGGCAGCTACTGAAATACGACTCCTGGTCTAAGCAACAAAGTGATAATGCACCTCAGCTGTGTTGGATGGACGTTGGTGTACGGATTATGTGTTCACCCACAGCTCCTCTTGTACGGAACACTGAAAAGCTGAAATCTTATATTGATGATCACCTGAtttgtaaaataatttttttttaaacatatagtCACTGGTAGTActtaaaataattgtattgtCTTTTGTGGTGCTCTTTGGTTTCTCAGCTGTTCTGAGTGAAGGACTAATTAGCAAATGCTGCCTTTCTAACATGCAAAATTAAGTTAAGCATAGTCAATATTACCTTCTTCGTTCAACCATTGTGATTTTCTGAAAGGGCATTTTACACATGTGAACAGACAGATTACCAGATTGAGGATGTTTGCTTATGATTTATCATATTTTCCCCTCCGTAAATATCCATCTGTCTGTTTCAGAAATGTACACTACAAGAAAAACCAGAGAGgttggtgggaaaaaaagaacccaTGTGATCATATTCTCACAGCTCATATTCCTAAATATGTATTTTGTTCAAAGCAAAATGTTGTTCTCAAACAGGAAATGGCTCCAGTTCCACAGCACACAAGAGCAGAAGCCAGGACTTTAAGAGAACCCATCTTCCCCAGAACAGGTGAAACATTCCATTCTTCTCTGCAACCCTAGACAACGGTTACATTTCcccagaaaataaaacattatggtCACATTGAGCCACATGTGTCTAACTaacaaaattacaaaacattGCAAAAATAAGCTGTTGGGTTGTCTAAAAGATGGTGGTAGCAAAACtaattttatcaaaataacaGGTGAACAAAAAGAACTGAACTTAACATCTTCATTGATTTGACTTTGGTTTTCATGCttattacaagaataaaaagCATTCATTAATCAACTTTACTAGTGAATATGTGATAGCGTTAACAGACATAACAGGGACAGGTTTTCATTCTCACCAATTTCTCTGCATGACAGTGAAATGTTTCAGAATAAGTATTTTCCTGTAGCCGTCATTCATTTGCTTCTCTTTTACATCTTCCGCAGCATCTTTACACAAAACCATGTCCACCCAAAACTTGACTCAGATTGAAACACCATGGGAAAATGTCACACTGAACAGATGTCTCTTTGTGGCCATTACCATCCTCGTGCTCACCTCTGGCTTTCAGAAGCTTCAAGGTGAATAAACATGAaagcaacatttaaatatgGCACACAGAAAGGGTATAACTGCTGTAAATGATCTGTTTGATGAACAACAGAAACAAtgcggggtcagaggtcagtggagGAAGAAGAACTTGGGTTGACAGTGAGACGGACAGGCACATTACGTCACAGAGGACAACCATCAGAAGTACATTTGTATTGGCTATTTATTACTGTGTTATTAAAAGAAATTAAGTTGTAAATTTCATGTTGTTGACCCCACATCATGTTTTCACCACCCTGTAGCCCCAGACATCGCTGTGGGAAGTTATGTTTTGGTGGCTGCCAGACCTTGATGACGAAGACgacgaggaggatgaagaggatgacGATGGAAAAGCCAAAACACAAAGGTCAAAGAAAGGAGCAGTAGGACGAACATCAAGAGGTCTCCGTAACAAGCCACTGCCAGACAGAAACCTCATGAAGCGAAGAGATGGGAAATTAAAGGACAGGAGGGCTAAGAAAGCCATGGATGAAGAAAACAAggttaaaacagaaaaagataaaaaccagGACCTCAAAGAAGCAGCAggggaagaagatgaagatcaAGGCAATGAGGAGAtgccagaaaagaaaaagaacatgaaggaaatgaaagagaagaaacaaaCTCATGCTGAATGAgttgattatttttcatcttctcctctAAAGCTTTTAAATAGCAGTATTAAGACTCAGATCATCTGTGCTTTCAATTTTATGAAATCTTTCTTATCAGTAGTTCCAGTTTACTCAGCTGTTGACAGTATCAAGTCAGACCTAGTTtggacagaaagaaaataatttagTCATTTTTGACCCCCACCTGAGAACTGCTTCAAGGTGACTGGTCAGGGTGTCTTTATCAATTCTTGCTGCTTAGTTATTCTAatctttaaggtccagtgtgtaacattttttaGGTTTTATGCGTTAATTAACATAGGAGTTAACAGCCAGGAGAGGGGGAAGAATGGAAATTATTTCTTTTGTGGTAGTTCAATCTGAAGTCTCACCATTAGTGTctgtaatgttttgtttgtttttaagtaaatGGCCCACTCGCACAATCACTGATGTATCAATAAATCTTTGTGTGtggtcttaaaaaaacacaacacttcaaaaatgcatttgtttttctccacagtatttaattacaaaaacagaCTCTTAAAAGATCTTAATCAAGCATTTATACAAAACAGTAGAGCCATTGTTATACTGTTGAAATAACAGTCTGCTCCACACTTTTACATAAACCAGTGTACAAAAATGTACTACATGTGAGCTTTACACATTAActgaaaagatttaaaaaaatcaaatgtacCAGCTGTATCTAAAACTAGATGGACATAGTGGACAGGGAGGTCAGTGTGAGAGCagataatggaaaaaaaaaaaaagaagc encodes:
- the LOC131473664 gene encoding junctional sarcoplasmic reticulum protein 1 — its product is MEESYETFEEELRPQRADPPPLKPVRQICRPEMYTTRKTREEMAPVPQHTRAEARTLREPIFPRTASLHKTMSTQNLTQIETPWENVTLNRCLFVAITILVLTSGFQKLQETMRGQRSVEEEELGLTVRRTGTLRHRGQPSEPQTSLWEVMFWWLPDLDDEDDEEDEEDDDGKAKTQRSKKGAVGRTSRGLRNKPLPDRNLMKRRDGKLKDRRAKKAMDEENKVKTEKDKNQDLKEAAGEEDEDQGNEEMPEKKKNMKEMKEKKQTHAE